In Brachybacterium fresconis, one DNA window encodes the following:
- a CDS encoding toxin-antitoxin system HicB family antitoxin — translation MATKPADRFAARPRANARSTGSAKDAFIDPSSLAADEMSKLTIRLLKSLHKDVKAAALAEDVSVQEWIQDAINQKLANKTAH, via the coding sequence ATGGCCACCAAACCCGCAGACCGCTTCGCCGCCCGCCCTCGAGCCAACGCCCGCTCGACCGGCAGCGCCAAGGACGCCTTCATCGACCCGTCCTCGCTGGCAGCCGACGAGATGAGCAAGCTGACCATCCGACTCCTGAAGTCGCTCCACAAGGACGTGAAGGCTGCGGCTCTCGCCGAGGACGTCAGCGTTCAGGAATGGATCCAGGACGCCATCAATCAGAAGCTCGCCAACAAGACAGCTCACTGA
- a CDS encoding ParA family protein, with translation MTACRQDGALSCQHASMVANMKTIAVVNLKGGVGKTTAAILIATQLAELGHTVTVLDMDTQGSATDWARIADEDGTPLPFEIRPANHASLRSYKPTTDFTVIDTPPTDPSVVDAAVKVADLIIVPTPPGFMDTDRTWSTVEVTATQVPTYVLLSRFDGRTNDAADFASLLDERGVGRFETVIPASVSIGRLRGTIPNPSKFRFDDLTTELLEVL, from the coding sequence ATGACGGCATGCCGTCAAGATGGCGCGCTGTCTTGCCAGCACGCCAGTATGGTGGCAAACATGAAGACGATCGCTGTAGTGAACCTGAAGGGTGGCGTCGGCAAGACCACGGCCGCCATCCTCATCGCGACCCAACTCGCCGAACTTGGGCACACCGTGACCGTGCTCGACATGGATACCCAAGGGTCCGCCACCGACTGGGCACGAATCGCCGACGAAGACGGCACGCCCCTGCCGTTCGAAATCCGACCCGCCAACCACGCCAGCCTCCGCAGCTACAAGCCGACCACCGACTTCACCGTCATCGACACGCCCCCCACCGACCCGAGCGTCGTGGATGCAGCCGTGAAGGTCGCCGACCTCATCATCGTCCCCACACCACCGGGGTTCATGGACACCGACCGCACCTGGAGCACCGTCGAGGTCACCGCCACCCAGGTCCCCACCTACGTGCTCCTATCCCGCTTCGACGGACGCACGAACGATGCCGCCGACTTCGCCTCACTCCTCGATGAGCGAGGCGTCGGCCGGTTCGAAACCGTCATCCCCGCCAGCGTCTCTATCGGGCGACTCCGCGGCACCATCCCGAATCCGAGCAAGTTCCGCTTCGACGACCTCACCACCGAACTCCTGGAGGTGCTCTGA
- a CDS encoding CPBP family intramembrane glutamic endopeptidase: MTPTQARRHRAHLARRRRSIRVLRALWRPLRLTTPGAIPHSTAWALLGGLYSTTWLTATIAALILAFYPQPGPAGTQDAWTLFNSLIPALALTFAGLAILQLLAKTTDTPPSTIGAGMPAGWRGSVATFLLATLIFQMRGVITNALETIPGLPDQNSFPWTPPSSPDAAALLVYDSMLSGAVEEIIVLAVPVVALRAAGHRWPTILITAVLLRTAFHVYYGVIAIPGHLVWALALALLYIATGRIWPLFLAHVMNNGIASLYYVIHQKHPNAATTFLGAAQAVAILCAIAGLLLAILLCSALRAARRQTRPTPA; this comes from the coding sequence ATGACCCCCACCCAAGCGCGGAGACACCGCGCGCACCTTGCACGCCGCCGACGAAGCATCCGAGTACTGCGCGCTCTATGGCGACCGCTCCGACTTACCACCCCGGGAGCTATCCCCCACAGCACCGCATGGGCACTCCTCGGCGGGCTCTACAGCACCACGTGGCTCACAGCCACCATCGCCGCACTCATCCTGGCCTTCTACCCCCAGCCCGGCCCCGCCGGCACCCAGGACGCCTGGACACTCTTCAACAGCCTCATCCCCGCCCTCGCCCTCACCTTCGCAGGCCTCGCCATACTGCAGCTCCTCGCCAAGACCACCGACACCCCTCCATCCACCATTGGCGCTGGCATGCCAGCAGGCTGGCGCGGCAGCGTCGCCACCTTCCTCCTCGCGACGCTGATCTTCCAGATGCGAGGCGTCATCACCAACGCACTGGAAACGATCCCCGGACTACCGGACCAAAACTCCTTCCCCTGGACTCCCCCGAGCAGCCCCGATGCCGCGGCCCTCCTCGTCTACGACAGCATGCTCAGCGGCGCCGTTGAAGAGATCATCGTCCTCGCCGTCCCCGTGGTCGCCCTGCGCGCCGCCGGCCACCGCTGGCCGACCATCCTCATCACCGCCGTCCTGCTGCGGACCGCGTTCCACGTCTACTACGGCGTGATCGCGATCCCCGGCCACCTCGTCTGGGCTCTCGCCCTCGCACTGCTTTACATCGCGACCGGCCGCATCTGGCCCCTCTTTCTAGCCCACGTGATGAACAACGGCATCGCCTCGCTCTACTACGTCATCCACCAGAAGCACCCCAACGCAGCCACCACCTTCCTCGGTGCAGCACAGGCCGTCGCGATCCTCTGCGCCATAGCCGGCCTACTCCTCGCGATCCTCCTCTGCAGCGCCCTTCGCGCCGCACGCCGCCAAACCCGGCCGACACCGGCATGA
- a CDS encoding SOS response-associated peptidase, translating into MPVPGSGDRLLHGYVATGQDRAAQWEAVYSIAPRTKAPVVREFVDDDGEVQRSLELACWGLYPAWAKDKGPRPINARLETIATNGMFRGPFSSGRAIVPMTGYYEWVEADDGGKDPYFIHHPDGQLLHAAGLTSARKAEDGDGWDVTFTIVTREARDASGEVHDRMPVFLTEDAVADWLVPGKLEPEQKDPLLAQLDQVSTTMAAELVTVPVDRQVNNVRTLDRTDPSLIAPLDAD; encoded by the coding sequence ATGCCGGTCCCCGGTAGTGGAGATCGGCTGCTGCACGGCTATGTGGCCACAGGGCAGGACCGCGCGGCGCAGTGGGAGGCGGTCTACAGCATCGCGCCGCGTACCAAGGCGCCGGTGGTGCGCGAGTTCGTCGACGACGACGGCGAGGTGCAGCGGAGTCTCGAGCTGGCGTGCTGGGGTCTGTACCCCGCGTGGGCGAAGGACAAGGGGCCTCGCCCGATCAACGCGCGCCTGGAGACGATCGCGACCAACGGCATGTTCCGCGGACCGTTCTCGAGCGGCCGCGCCATCGTGCCCATGACCGGCTACTACGAATGGGTCGAGGCCGACGACGGCGGCAAGGACCCGTACTTCATCCACCACCCCGACGGGCAGCTGCTGCACGCCGCCGGCCTCACCTCCGCTCGCAAGGCCGAGGACGGCGACGGCTGGGACGTCACCTTCACCATCGTCACGCGCGAGGCGCGGGACGCCAGCGGTGAAGTCCACGACCGCATGCCCGTCTTCCTCACCGAGGATGCCGTCGCCGACTGGCTCGTCCCCGGGAAGCTCGAGCCCGAGCAGAAGGACCCCCTGCTCGCGCAGCTCGACCAGGTCTCCACCACCATGGCCGCCGAGCTGGTGACCGTGCCGGTGGACCGCCAGGTCAACAACGTCCGCACCCTCGACCGCACGGACCCCTCGCTCATCGCACCGCTCGACGCCGACTGA